The nucleotide window CAGGGGCTGAATACACTTTTTGTACAATGGACGATATAGCTCTTAAAACTATAATTCGGTCGAATCCAGGCCTGATGTTGATAAAGGGAGCTACTATTCTTAACAAATGGTCGGATAAGGATATTCCTGAGGTTATGTTTGAAAGCAAATTGGAGGAAAGTATTTATGGGCAGGTTAAAGAAAGCAATAATAGAAATAAAATTATATTTTTAGGGTTAATTTTAGTTTTACCTCTTGCAGTATTGTCTTTTGCTGATTGGAATGCAAGACGTATGGATCGTAAAAAGAATACAAATAAATTATAAACATATAAATAAATAAACAAAATGAGAAAGAACATTGTAGCAGGTAACTGGAAAATGAACAAAAATATGCAAGAAGGTCTTGCATTAGTGAATGAATTGAAAGTAGCATTGGCAGGAAAAACTCCTAAATGCGAAGTTGTTGTTTGTTCTCCTTTTATACATTTGGCTTGTATTAGCGACGAAGCTAAAGGTAGTATTGTAAAAATAGGAGCACAAAACTGTGCAGATAAAGTATCAGGTGCTTATACAGGTGAAGTGTCGGCTGCTATGGTGGCTTCTACTGGTGCTGAATTTGTTATTTTAGGACACTCAGAGCGTAGAGCTTATTATGGTGAAACTAACGCGATATTAAAGGAAAAAGTAGGTTTGGCTTTAGCTAACAACCTTACTCCTGTATTCTGTATTGGTGAAGTTTTGGAAGAGAGAGAAGCGGGTAAACAAAATGAGGTAGTTAAAACTCAAATAGAAGAAGCTTTATTCGATCTCTCGGCTGAAGATTTCGGTAAAATAGTATTAGCTTACGAACCTGTTTGGGCAATTGGTACAGGCAAAACAGCAACTTCGGCTCAAGCACAAGAAATGCACGCTTTTATCAGACAAACATTAGCATCTAAGTACGGTAATGAAGTTGCTGATAATACTTCTATATTGTATGGTGGTAGCTGTAATGCAGGAAATGCTAAAGAATTATTTGCTAATCCTGATGTTGATGGTGGTCTTATCGGTGGAGCTTCATTAACTGTTGATGCATTTATGCCTATAGTTGAAGGTTTTTGATTTGTAAATATCATTAAATTGCCATCTTGAGAAAGTGATTATAAACTTCCTTAAGATGGCAAATGTTAAATAAGTTATGAATAAAATAGTTTCTTCCCTAATTATAGTATTGAGCATATTTAGTTTTGTGTCATTAAATGCTCAAGAAAATTCTACTATAATAGATAGTTTAGAATCTAATACAGATGTTGTTGATGGAGTTATTAATGTAACTTTAGACCCCGCAGTAGAGGCTTTAATAGGAAAACCTAACGGATCTGTAGATAGAGTAGGAAGTTATGAAGTTGAAGAGCGACAGGGTTTTAGACTTCAAATTTATATGGGAAGCGACCAACATAAAGCTCGAGCAGAAGCTTCTGCCAGAGAACAGGCTATTAAAGAAGCATTCCCAGAAATGACGACTTATCTTGGTTATTGGTCGCCTAACTGGAAATTGTTAGCTGGAGATTTTATTACTAGAGAAGAGGCTACAGTTGAACGACAACGTTTGCTTAAAGAATTTCCACAGTTTGGAAAAGAAATATATATCGTTGTTGATAAAATAAAAATACCTATTGATAAAGGGGAATAATGTAATGGAATGGACTCCTGAAAACTTAAAGAAAAGAGAAGAACTCGCTTTTCACTACAGAAAGATATTGGAATTGTTGGGCGAAGACCCAGAAAGAGAAGGTTTGCTTAAAACTCCTGATAGAGTTGCAAAGGCTATGATGTTTCTTACTAAAGGATATGTTCAAGATCCTGGTGCAATTCTGTCTTCGGCTATCTTTATCGAAGATTATAAGCAAATGGTGATAGTTAAAGACATAGATTTCTATTCTATGTGCGAGCATCATATATTGCCATTTTTTGGTAAGGTACACATTGCTTATATCCCTAATAATGCAGTAACCGGATTAAGCAAAATACCCAGAATAGTAGATGTTTTTGCTCGTCGATTACAAATACAAGAAAGAATGACTACACAGATAAAAGAGTGTATTCAAGAAACTCTTAATCCATTAGGGGTAATGGTTGTAATTGAAGCTCAACATATGTGTATGCAGATGCGAGGAGTGGAAAAACAAAACTCAATAACTACAACTTCAGACTTTACGGGGGCCTTCGAAAAGGCAAAAACAAGAGAAGAATTTATCAATCTTATAAGAGATCAACGTTAAATATTAGTCTTTGATTTCTTCAAATTCAATATATTCACCCTCGTCGTCGGTAAAGATTTTTTCTTGCTTAGACGGAGTCGAGGTGGTGGATTTAGTCTCATTTCTTTGAGATTGTGTTCTGTTGGAAGAACTTTTACCTTTGCCAAATAAGGCTTTAAGTATATAGCTGATTATAGAAACTCCAGAAAAGATTAATAATAGAAATATAAAAAATATAGTAATAATAATAATGTGCATTTGTTTGTTCAATTAAATATAGATACAAAGGTAGAACATTTTGTAACGTGATAAGTTTAAGAGGACTACAAACTTCAAAAAATAATTATAAAATATGCAAAAACCGTCTATCCCTAAAGGTACGCGCGACTTCTCTCCCGAGGAGATGGCTAAGCGTAATTATATATTTGATACTATAAGAGAGGTGTTTTATCTATATGGTTTTAAGCAGATAGAAACGCCAGCGATGGAAAATTTATCTACTCTTATGGGTAAATATGGAGAAGAAGGAGATAAACTTTTATTCAAGATTCTTAATTCGGGAGATTTTTTGAAAGATGTTAAGGCGGAAGATTTAGATAATAGAAATCTTAATCGCCTGACTAACCAAATGTGTGAAAAAGGATTGCGTTATGATTTAACGGTTCCTTTTGCCCGCTTTGTGGTAATGCACAGAAATGAAATAACCTTTCCTTTTAGACGTTTTCAGATACAGCCAGTTTGGAGAGCTGACCGTCCACAGAAAGGACGTTATCGCGAATTTTTTCAATGTGATGCAGATATAGTTGGTTCTGATTCATTGCTGAATGAGTTGGAATTGATCCAGATGATGGACGAGGTTTATAAACGTTTTGGTATTCGTGTTTGTATAAAGATGAATAATCGAAAAATTCTCTCTGGTATTGCTGAAATAATAGGGGAGGCGGATAAGATAGTAGATATAACAGTTGCTATAGATAAACTGGATAAAATAGGTCTTGATAATGTAAACAAAGAGCTTTCAGAAAAAGGAATCTCGGAAGATGCTATTTCAAAACTTCAACCCATTATATTGTTGAAGGGAAGCAATAATGAAAAACTTTCGGTGTTAAGAAATGTCTTATCGGCATCAAGTATTGGATTGCAGGGGGTAGAAGAGATGCAGACAATAATTAATAAGGTAGATGTTGTAGGTGTAAACAGTGAGTTTGAGCTTGATTTGACGTTGGCTCGTGGATTAAATTATTATACAGGTGCAATATTTGAAGTGAAAGCTCTTGATGTGCAAATAGGAAGTATAACAGGAGGAGGTCGTTATGATAATCTTACCGGCGTTTTTGGAATGCCAGGGGTTTCGGGTGTTGGTATCTCTTTTGGTGCAGATCGTATATTTGATGTGCTTAATCAATTAGAATTATATCCCGAAAATGCAACTCAAAGTACAAAGGTTTTATTTGTTAACTTTGGAGAAAAAGAAGAGAATTTTATTCTCCCTATAGTTTCTAAATTAAGAATTAACGGCGTTAATGCCGAGATATATCCAGAAGCGCAAAAGATGAAGAAGCAGATGTCGTATGCCGACTCAAATAAAATACCTTTTGTGGCAATAGTAGGCGAAAATGAAATAAATGAAAACTGTATTCTTCTGAAGAATATGCAAACAGGGGAGCAGCAAAAGCTTGCAGTTGAAGATATTTGGAGTGCTTTTTGAATCCTTTTTGATTATTCACTTAGGGTAAATATGACATTGAGAAAGTCAAATTGTCAGTGTTTAGTATTTGGCATAGTCTTCGCAATGTATTAAGCGTATTGATATTAATAACAAACAAATAAATAATTATTAAGTATGAACATTAAACCATTAGCAGACAGAGTGCTTGTAAAGCCTGCTCCTGCGGAAGAGAAAACAGTTGGTGGAATTATTATTCCCGATTCGGCAAAAGAAAAACCTTTGAAAGGTGATGTAATTGCAGTTGGTAACGGTACTAAAGATGAAGAGATGATTCTTAAGTCGGGCGACAAAGTTCTTTATGGTAAATACGCCGGTACTGAAATTGAATTAGAAGGCGAACAATATCTTATTATGCGTCAGTCAGACGTTTTGGCTATTATATAATAAGGTGTGCTAAACAATTAATGAGAATAACTTAACAAACTAAATTAAAACAAAATGGCAAAAGATATTAAATTTGATATTGATGCTCGCGATATGCTTAAAAAAGGTGTTGACGAGTTGGCAAATGCAGTGAAGGTAACATTAGGTCCTAAAGGTCGTAACGTTATTATTGATAAAAAATTTGGAGCTCCTCAAATAACTAAAGATGGAGTTACTGTTGCTAAAGAAATAGAACTTTCAGATCCATTCCAAAATATGGGTGCACAGTTGGTAAAAGAAGTAGCTTCTAAAACTAATGATGATGCAGGAGACGGAACAACAACAGCAACGGTTTTAGCTCAATCTATTATCAGTGTTGGAATGAAGAATGTTGCAGCAGGTGCAAATCCTATGGACTTGAAACGTGGCATAGATAAAGCTGTCGCTACTGTTGTGAAATCTTTAAAAGAACAATCTCAAGAAGTAGGAGACGATTTTAAGAAAATAGAAAACGTAGCAAAAATTTCAGCTAACGGCGACGAAAACATCGGAGCTCTTATTGCTGAAGCAATGAAGAAAGTTAAGAAAGAAGGAGTTATCACTGTTGAAGAATCTAAAGGTATAGAAACTTATGTTGATGTAGTTGAAGGTATGCAGTTCGACAGAGGTTATATCTCTCCTTATTTCGTAACTAATACAGAAAAAATGGAAGCTGATCTTGAAAATCCTTTCATCTTAATCTACGATAAAAAGATTTCGGTGTTAAAAGATATTCTTCCAATATTAGAGCAAACAGTACAAACTGGTCGTCCATTGTTAATTATAGCAGAAGATATTGAGTCGGAAGCTTTAGCTACTTTGGTTGTAAACCGTTTGCGTGGTTCATTGAAAATATGTGCAGTTAAAGCTCCTGGCTTTGGTGATCGTCGTAAAGAGATGCTTGAAGATATAGCTGTCCTTACAGGAGGTATAGTTGTTTCTGAAGATAAAGGCTTAAAGCTTGACGGTACAACTATGGATATGTTAGGAACTGCCGAAAAGATAAGTGTAACAAAAGATAACACTGTTATCGTTAATGGAGCTGGTGATAAAGATAATATTGCTGCTCGTGTAGCTCAAATCAAAGCTCAAATTGAAAGCACTACATCTGATTATGACAGAGAAAAACTTCAAGAACGTCTTGCTAAATTAGCAGGTGGAGTAGCAGTTCTTTATGTAGGAGCTCCCTCTGAAGTTGAGATGAAAGAAAAGAAAGATAGAGTCGATGATGCTCTTAGTGCAACACGTGCTGCTATAGAAGAAGGCACTGTTCCTGGAGGAGGTATCGCTTATATTAGAGCATCTAAAGAATTAGAAACTTTGAAAGGCGACAACGATGATGAAGTAACTGGTATTGAAATCATTAAACGAGCCATTGAAGAACCTCTTCGTCAGATTGTTGCTAATGCAGGAAAAGAAGGTGCTGTAGTAGTTCAAAAAGTAAAAGAATCTAAAGAAGATTTTGGTTATAATGCTCGTACTGGTGTTTACGAAAACCTTTATGTAGCAGGAGTTATAGACCCAGCAAAGGTTTCGCGCGTGGCTTTAGAAAATGCAGCTTCTATTGCAGGTATGTTCCTTACAACAGAATGTGTAATAACAGATAAGCCTGAAGAGAATGCAGCTCCAGCAATGCCAGCTATGGGCGGCGGAATGGGAGGAATGATGTAAAAAGCTTAAAGATTAAATAAAAAAACGACTTGTCTTAAAGATGAGTCGTTTTTTTTATTTATTTTTGCCTTGTAATAGTAATAACACATGAAATTATACAACGAAGATGAGGTTCTTGAGGGTTTGCGAAGTGATGATGAGTTGCAGCAAAAGAAAGCTTTTGAACTATTAGTTGGTTACTATAGTGAAAAATTATATTGGCAAATCCGAAAAATGGTATTGTCGCACGATGACGCAAATGATCTTTTGCAAAATACTTTCATTAAAGCTTGGACAAATATAGGGCTCTTTAGAGGAGAAGCAAAGTTGTCTACCTGGTTGTATAAGATAGCTATCAACGAAAGTATTACCTTTTTGAATAAATTAAAAACACGCAATATGGTTCCTATCGATGACGAAAATATTTATCTGTTAGAAAGATTAGAATCTGATACTTATTTCGATGGTGACGAAGCAGAAATGAAACTACAAAAAGCAATAGTTACACTTCCTGATAAACAAAGAGCAGTGTTTAATATGCGCTTTTTTGATGATATGTCGTATGATGAGATTTCTGAAATAATGGGGACGTCAGTTGGGGCGCTTAAGGCATCGTATCATCACGCATCTAAAAAAATTGAAGATTTTCTGACTAAGGATTAAACCTTTAAGAAAAACTTAAGTCTATAATAATGTAGTAACTTATGAATTATGAGCAAGAAAATGAGTCAATTAGACAAAGTTGGTAACAAAAATCCATTTACAGTTCCTGAAAATTATTTCGATAATATTGCGGAACAAGTAATGGCGAATCTTCCAGATCAACAGATGGAAGAGGAGGAGCGTTTGACTTTGTGGAACCGAGTGAAACCTTGGTTGTATATGGCAGCGATGTTTGCTGGAATAGCTTTAATGCTGAAAATATTCGTTGGTATGCCAGATGAAAAATACGGAGATTTTAATTTAACTTCGGCAGCTGAGATGGAGGAATTTTATTTGTATTACGAAGAGCAACTGGCAAGTAATATCTATAGAGAAACAGTTTATCTTGGCGATTTGAATAGTTATGAACCTTTAAAAGAAGAATAAAATGAAAAGATTAATATTATTAACAGTGATTTTATTGTCCTTGTCGGCAAATGCAATATTTGCACAACAACGTCACGACGATAAAGGAAGAAAAGAACGTTTCGAAGCATTTCAGAAATCAAGA belongs to Dysgonomonadaceae bacterium PH5-43 and includes:
- a CDS encoding hypothetical protein (product_source=Hypo-rule applied; cleavage_site_network=SignalP-noTM; smart=SM00546; superfamily=110997) gives rise to the protein MNKIVSSLIIVLSIFSFVSLNAQENSTIIDSLESNTDVVDGVINVTLDPAVEALIGKPNGSVDRVGSYEVEERQGFRLQIYMGSDQHKARAEASAREQAIKEAFPEMTTYLGYWSPNWKLLAGDFITREEATVERQRLLKEFPQFGKEIYIVVDKIKIPIDKGE
- a CDS encoding chaperonin GroES (product_source=KO:K04078; cath_funfam=2.30.33.40; cog=COG0234; ko=KO:K04078; pfam=PF00166; smart=SM00883; superfamily=50129), which encodes MNIKPLADRVLVKPAPAEEKTVGGIIIPDSAKEKPLKGDVIAVGNGTKDEEMILKSGDKVLYGKYAGTEIELEGEQYLIMRQSDVLAII
- a CDS encoding RNA polymerase sigma-70 factor (ECF subfamily) (product_source=KO:K03088; cath_funfam=1.10.10.10,1.10.1740.10; cog=COG1595; ko=KO:K03088; pfam=PF04542,PF08281; superfamily=88659,88946; tigrfam=TIGR02937), translating into MKLYNEDEVLEGLRSDDELQQKKAFELLVGYYSEKLYWQIRKMVLSHDDANDLLQNTFIKAWTNIGLFRGEAKLSTWLYKIAINESITFLNKLKTRNMVPIDDENIYLLERLESDTYFDGDEAEMKLQKAIVTLPDKQRAVFNMRFFDDMSYDEISEIMGTSVGALKASYHHASKKIEDFLTKD
- a CDS encoding hypothetical protein (product_source=Hypo-rule applied; transmembrane_helix_parts=Inside_1_53,TMhelix_54_76,Outside_77_125), with translation MSKKMSQLDKVGNKNPFTVPENYFDNIAEQVMANLPDQQMEEEERLTLWNRVKPWLYMAAMFAGIALMLKIFVGMPDEKYGDFNLTSAAEMEEFYLYYEEQLASNIYRETVYLGDLNSYEPLKEE
- a CDS encoding chaperonin GroEL (product_source=KO:K04077; cath_funfam=1.10.560.10; cog=COG0459; ko=KO:K04077; pfam=PF00118; superfamily=48592; tigrfam=TIGR02348), which gives rise to MAKDIKFDIDARDMLKKGVDELANAVKVTLGPKGRNVIIDKKFGAPQITKDGVTVAKEIELSDPFQNMGAQLVKEVASKTNDDAGDGTTTATVLAQSIISVGMKNVAAGANPMDLKRGIDKAVATVVKSLKEQSQEVGDDFKKIENVAKISANGDENIGALIAEAMKKVKKEGVITVEESKGIETYVDVVEGMQFDRGYISPYFVTNTEKMEADLENPFILIYDKKISVLKDILPILEQTVQTGRPLLIIAEDIESEALATLVVNRLRGSLKICAVKAPGFGDRRKEMLEDIAVLTGGIVVSEDKGLKLDGTTMDMLGTAEKISVTKDNTVIVNGAGDKDNIAARVAQIKAQIESTTSDYDREKLQERLAKLAGGVAVLYVGAPSEVEMKEKKDRVDDALSATRAAIEEGTVPGGGIAYIRASKELETLKGDNDDEVTGIEIIKRAIEEPLRQIVANAGKEGAVVVQKVKESKEDFGYNARTGVYENLYVAGVIDPAKVSRVALENAASIAGMFLTTECVITDKPEENAAPAMPAMGGGMGGMM
- a CDS encoding triosephosphate isomerase (product_source=KO:K01803; cath_funfam=3.20.20.70; cog=COG0149; ko=KO:K01803; pfam=PF00121; superfamily=51351; tigrfam=TIGR00419); this encodes MRKNIVAGNWKMNKNMQEGLALVNELKVALAGKTPKCEVVVCSPFIHLACISDEAKGSIVKIGAQNCADKVSGAYTGEVSAAMVASTGAEFVILGHSERRAYYGETNAILKEKVGLALANNLTPVFCIGEVLEEREAGKQNEVVKTQIEEALFDLSAEDFGKIVLAYEPVWAIGTGKTATSAQAQEMHAFIRQTLASKYGNEVADNTSILYGGSCNAGNAKELFANPDVDGGLIGGASLTVDAFMPIVEGF
- a CDS encoding histidyl-tRNA synthetase (product_source=KO:K01892; cath_funfam=3.30.930.10,3.40.50.800; cog=COG0124; ko=KO:K01892; pfam=PF03129,PF13393; superfamily=52954,55681; tigrfam=TIGR00442) codes for the protein MQKPSIPKGTRDFSPEEMAKRNYIFDTIREVFYLYGFKQIETPAMENLSTLMGKYGEEGDKLLFKILNSGDFLKDVKAEDLDNRNLNRLTNQMCEKGLRYDLTVPFARFVVMHRNEITFPFRRFQIQPVWRADRPQKGRYREFFQCDADIVGSDSLLNELELIQMMDEVYKRFGIRVCIKMNNRKILSGIAEIIGEADKIVDITVAIDKLDKIGLDNVNKELSEKGISEDAISKLQPIILLKGSNNEKLSVLRNVLSASSIGLQGVEEMQTIINKVDVVGVNSEFELDLTLARGLNYYTGAIFEVKALDVQIGSITGGGRYDNLTGVFGMPGVSGVGISFGADRIFDVLNQLELYPENATQSTKVLFVNFGEKEENFILPIVSKLRINGVNAEIYPEAQKMKKQMSYADSNKIPFVAIVGENEINENCILLKNMQTGEQQKLAVEDIWSAF
- a CDS encoding GTP cyclohydrolase I (product_source=KO:K01495; cath_funfam=1.10.286.10,3.30.1130.10; cog=COG0302; ko=KO:K01495; pfam=PF01227; superfamily=55620; tigrfam=TIGR00063), giving the protein MIKGNNVMEWTPENLKKREELAFHYRKILELLGEDPEREGLLKTPDRVAKAMMFLTKGYVQDPGAILSSAIFIEDYKQMVIVKDIDFYSMCEHHILPFFGKVHIAYIPNNAVTGLSKIPRIVDVFARRLQIQERMTTQIKECIQETLNPLGVMVVIEAQHMCMQMRGVEKQNSITTTSDFTGAFEKAKTREEFINLIRDQR
- a CDS encoding CHASE3 domain sensor protein (product_source=COG5278; cog=COG5278; pfam=PF16118; superfamily=81321; transmembrane_helix_parts=Outside_1_4,TMhelix_5_27,Inside_28_77), whose protein sequence is MHIIIITIFFIFLLLIFSGVSIISYILKALFGKGKSSSNRTQSQRNETKSTTSTPSKQEKIFTDDEGEYIEFEEIKD